The stretch of DNA CAGTTAGTTTGCCAGCCCCAGTGATATCTCTCTCGCATTATCAGCAAAGCAAGACCAGTCAAGCAAATAATACTTTGATTGCAATGGCACTATGGCTTTAGCCAGGATTCATTTATTGTATATGCACTTTGCGCGAATTCTCTGATTGAAAAAAACGCTATCCATGGACGAAGAAAGATCAAGATAAACAGTTCAGAGTAGTATAAGTAAGTACCTGCAGGCACGTAGGGTATGCATCCCTCGTACAACGAATTAACAGGTAGTGAAAATGGCTGCCGACAAGAGCTTCTTGGACACATTTGGTGAGTCAACCGCTGAAGAAATGAAGTGGTGAACCTTCATGATGCAACGGAATTAGGCAAGATAAAATAAAATCTAGCTTGGGAATCAATGTGTGATCTTGTCCGGGAGAGAGAACTAATACCTCAAGTTTAAGAAGAATAACAGAATAGAGTTGGTTTGTTGGGATGTGTCTTCGCTGTTCTCTCTGCAGCAGCCTTTGCAGCCTTATACATGTGGCCTGATGCTATTATACATGTGAGAATTAAGAGATTGGGAAGATTTTCGATTCCAAAATTAAAAACACCATCCTCGATATCTCTATCTAAGCGGAAGGCCATGGTAAGTTTGTCTAGCCTGGGCATGGATCCTACTTCAAACATGAGATGCAACGGGTAATAGTATGCATCAAAATAAAACTGCCTCAAGCATCGGAACCCGACGTCACCACTGATTCTGAGCTTACTGTAGTTGAACCTGAGCCCATAGTAACTAATTCTATGGAGTCCATCTGGTCCTCTTTTCAGAATAAGATCAACCAGAGCGGGTAAGGCTCCAAGGATGCAGATATCATCATGCCCGACTTCATTCAATTGAAGACATAACCGCTGAAGGTTGACGAGGGAGCCCACCCAATTCGGGACCCGTGAACCAACTGAAACATTGATCTTAAGTGATTGGAGGCTAAGCGGAGTAGAAGAGCACAAAAATTCCTGCATGAAGTTCCTCCCATCATTAATAGTTAGAGAACGGAGGTTCTGTCTGGATAGGGTTTGAACTGCAGAGGCTATAACTTTTATAACCTCCAAAGTTCTTATAGTATCATCATCATGGGAAGAATAAATACAAAGACTGATGACCGGCTCCCTCAGATTCTTTAGCTGCCCAAGTTCATGCAGCAAGTTGGATGTCTGCTTGAAGACTGTAACCCAATTGAACACCTCTAGTGCTTGCATCTTTGCAATTCCATCGGGAATTTTGACACAATCCGGCATGAGGAGACACACCAATTTTCCAAGATTGACAACAGTTGCTGGTAATTCCTTGACATTGGTGCGTCTTATGTCCAATACTTCTAAGCAACATAAATGACCAATTACTTCTGGAAGCTCTGTTATCTCTCTGTTTCTCAGTATCAGGCACCTTAGCTGAAACAACCTCCCTATATTTGAAAGATGATGGTTTTCCAATTTCATGCAACCTCCAAAGTCCAAAACACGTAAACGCCTGAACTCATCAAGAGAAGGGATTTCAAATGATTGAACAAACACATTGAGTGACCGAACATGAGACAACACTAGACATGTTGGTATTACAGACTTTCCTTGATCATCAACTTGGAGAGAGAGTCGGCGGACTTTCCTTTGTGTCCCGACAGTTAGACTAGGAACACCAACTAAACTAACAAAGTTCTCTTCGATGGACTTGGATATGATGAAATCAAGAATTGTGTCATGAACTCGACAACTCTTCACCTTGCCAAATCTGTTTGTGTGTGCAACCTGGATCAAATTTCTATTGATGAGCTCATTGAAATACCTCTCTCCTAACTCAAATGCCGTatgtttgccatccttgtgaacaaaCCCTTCTGCAATCCATCTCCATATCAGGTTTTTTGTCTGAATAATAGCATCTTCTGGAAATATACTCAAATACAAGAGACACGTTTTGAGATGAGGAGGAAGATCAAAGTAACTAAGTGATAATATCTTTATCATTCCTTCAATGGTAGGATTCCTTTCGAGCGCACGGCCAATTGATTTTTCCACTGCATTCCATGTATCCTCTGTTCTTTCTCTATTAGCCAACAAACCAGATATAGCAATGATTGCCAAAGGTAAGCCATCACACTTTCTCAACATTTGATAAGCAAGCCTCTCAAGATGTGAAGGACAGTCTTCGTTGGATTTGAATAGCCTTCTGTGAAATAGTTGTCTTGAAAGCACCATATTAAGTGGTCTTATACCATAAATGGCACCACTAAATGATGAACGACATGATTCTGCAACATCGTTTTTACGAGTAGTGGTGATAATGATACTGCCAAGACTAGTCATGGGGAATGCAAGCTTAATAATATCCCATGTGACCACATCCCATatatcatcaacaacaacaaaatACCTACACATCAGTTTGTGGGTGATATTAGTGTAATGCATATATATAATGTACAACAAGATACAAAAATAATTACTTGTTCAATCTAGCAGTTTTGGAAGACTCATATGTTGTTCAATCTAGCAGTTTTGGAAGATACAAAAATatatcatcaacaacaacaacaaaattagtgtaatgcatatatatactgcaGATGGTCTTATCGACGCACCCCTCACTTGTTGTTCAATCTAGCAGTTTTGGAAGACTCATATGTCTCAGGAGCTGGCCAATTAAAATGACTCTATTCAGTATGGTGGAGTGAGAATTGAcaaatttgaccctttttctaaagTGCAGCCAACATGGACCTTCTCCAAAACTTTAACCACATAGCTTGGAGTAAGAAAACACTTGGTGTTCTTGTAAGGAAAATGAAGATTCCATGGTCACACAGAAGGCTATATATGGTGTTGATCTCTAGTAGCTCAACGCCAAGTTTGGCCTGAAGTTGACCGAAAGTTGCCAAGGCAGTCTGAACTTTTGAATGTCTAGACAATATGATATCCAGTTTTCCTAGAATATTCAGGGGAACTAGATTGAACTATTGGAATATTTACTCAAATTTTTAAAGTGTGGATTTTGTATCCAAATTTGAATAAGAAATTTCAACCTTCTAAAAAGGAATAAGTGAGCTAGCTCATCTCGAACCAAGCCCAACAATGAAACTTAAGTCAAGAATGAGTCGATCCACCCAtgtagtcaatgacatgtgggcccgtttGCCAGATTTCGCTTCAACAGCCTAATGTATATGATCATGAGTTTTTTTACTACCTGTCCATAAAGTCTGGGGCACATCAATTACAAACACTTAGTGTTGTGGAGTGCGTCTTGCTGTATCTTTCTGTTTTTGTTCAATTTTGGTACACTCCTCTCTCTACTACTCACTACATCCAATGTCTAATAAACCCCTGAGTTTCATAAAATAAGGCCCGTTAGTTTGTTCGTAGTCACAGTTTCAAAATTTTGACCACTGGCAGTTATGAAAGCTTATGGATTTAGCATGGAAGAACTGTATTGATATATTTGTGACAGAAAATGCTTTTATGCCATGTTTTAATACTAAATTTTAATCATTTTATAAGTGAAATTTGTAGTCAAATTCGTTCATTGGCGATATTGAAAAGTCAAACTTGccttatattttgaaacagagggagtagctcttaAATGACACTTATAGCAT from Triticum dicoccoides isolate Atlit2015 ecotype Zavitan chromosome 6A, WEW_v2.0, whole genome shotgun sequence encodes:
- the LOC119318692 gene encoding disease resistance protein RGA5-like, translating into MEAVLVSAATGALRSVLEKLATLLADKYKCYKGVHGEIQFLTDELAAMHAFLLKMSEEEEPDEQDKEWVNAVRELSYDMEDSIDDFMQGVGDNDNKPDGFLEKIKHSLRKLGKMKSRQQIGNEIQDLKKQIIEVGKRNQRYKTRHAVLGTINFSNTKNVVVDPRALAIFEHGSKLVGIDEPKAEIIKLLAEGESKQEQTKSLSIIGPAGMGKTTLANQVYRDLKAKFECRAFLSISRNPDIINILRTILSEVTSKGYPDTEAGSIQQLINKITDFLADKRYFVVVDDIWDVVTWDIIKLAFPMTSLGSIIITTTRKNDVAESCRSSFSGAIYGIRPLNMVLSRQLFHRRLFKSNEDCPSHLERLAYQMLRKCDGLPLAIIAISGLLANRERTEDTWNAVEKSIGRALERNPTIEGMIKILSLSYFDLPPHLKTCLLYLSIFPEDAIIQTKNLIWRWIAEGFVHKDGKHTAFELGERYFNELINRNLIQVAHTNRFGKVKSCRVHDTILDFIISKSIEENFVSLVGVPSLTVGTQRKVRRLSLQVDDQGKSVIPTCLVLSHVRSLNVFVQSFEIPSLDEFRRLRVLDFGGCMKLENHHLSNIGRLFQLRCLILRNREITELPEVIGHLCCLEVLDIRRTNVKELPATVVNLGKLVCLLMPDCVKIPDGIAKMQALEVFNWVTVFKQTSNLLHELGQLKNLREPVISLCIYSSHDDDTIRTLEVIKVIASAVQTLSRQNLRSLTINDGRNFMQEFLCSSTPLSLQSLKINVSVGSRVPNWVGSLVNLQRLCLQLNEVGHDDICILGALPALVDLILKRGPDGLHRISYYGLRFNYSKLRISGDVGFRCLRQFYFDAYYYPLHLMFEVGSMPRLDKLTMAFRLDRDIEDGVFNFGIENLPNLLILTCIIASGHMYKAAKAAAERTAKTHPNKPTLFCYSS